ATTATATTGAAGTGGAGTCTATGAAAATATTACAACAGCACGTCTACTTCCTTTCTTTCATGGAAAGAATAGTTAATAGATTCTTGTGGAATCAATTGACGATGAAGAAGTGGGGGTACTGAATAATGTCTATTCCATCTATGAATAACCAAGAGATACATGCTGAACTACTTGATAGAATGACATCCCGAGTAGGAAAGGTCATGGTCGGCAAAGAAACCGAGATACGACTTGTACTCATGTCTATGTTGTGTGGCGGACATGTGCTTTTAGAGGATGTACCTGGTGTGGGTAAAACGATGCTTGTTCGAGTCATTGCAGCCTGTATGGGAGGTTCCTTTGGTAGAGTGCAATTTACTTATGATCTAATGCCAGCAGATATTACGGGCACGACCGTGTATCACCCTCATAATGGACATTTTGAATTTCGTCAGGGTCCTATTCTTTCGAACGTAGTACTAGCAGATGAAATTAACCGTGCTGCACCACGTACTCAATCGGCATTACTAGAAGCTATGGAGGAGAAGAAGGTGACTGTTGACGGTACAACATATCCGTTACCAAGACCATTTCTTCTACTTGCTACACAAAATCCACTACAGTTCGAAGGGACTTATCGTTTGCCAGAGGCGCAACTCGATCGATTCCTCATGCGAATCAGTCTAGGTTATCCAAGCCCGCAGGAGGAGCTAGAATTGTTAACACGAATGCAGTGGAGCCATCCGCTGGAACAGATCAAACCGGTCGTTATGGTGGAAGAGATTGAAGCGATGCAACGTGAGGTTAGGCATGTGTTTGTGGACGAGTCTATTAAGCAGGTTCTTGTAGAGGTTGCCAATAGTTCTCGTAATCATCCTAGACTTCAACTTGGAATAAGTCCCCGTGGTACTTTAGCTTGGATGCTGGCCTCTCAAGCAGCTGCCTATATGAATGGAAGGATGTATGTCACGCCTGATGATATCAAAGAAACGGCGGTGCCCGTTCTCTCACATCGTATTGTACTTCATTCACATTCCATGCTTGAGGGCATAACAGGAGAAGAGATTGTCACGCAATTGTTATCACAAGTGAACCTGTCTATGTATCGAAGCCGCAAGGGGAGTAGATCATGAAATCTAGGATGATCGAAT
The nucleotide sequence above comes from Paenibacillus sp. IHBB 10380. Encoded proteins:
- a CDS encoding AAA family ATPase — encoded protein: MSIPSMNNQEIHAELLDRMTSRVGKVMVGKETEIRLVLMSMLCGGHVLLEDVPGVGKTMLVRVIAACMGGSFGRVQFTYDLMPADITGTTVYHPHNGHFEFRQGPILSNVVLADEINRAAPRTQSALLEAMEEKKVTVDGTTYPLPRPFLLLATQNPLQFEGTYRLPEAQLDRFLMRISLGYPSPQEELELLTRMQWSHPLEQIKPVVMVEEIEAMQREVRHVFVDESIKQVLVEVANSSRNHPRLQLGISPRGTLAWMLASQAAAYMNGRMYVTPDDIKETAVPVLSHRIVLHSHSMLEGITGEEIVTQLLSQVNLSMYRSRKGSRS